In Rutidosis leptorrhynchoides isolate AG116_Rl617_1_P2 chromosome 2, CSIRO_AGI_Rlap_v1, whole genome shotgun sequence, one genomic interval encodes:
- the LOC139893404 gene encoding uncharacterized protein, with translation MRGGLGSVNQLFFGNLVMLAYLPRLCQLKNTCSYRNVCMRSHKSEARLGTLMREGRLTSRAFIKLSSNFLEFNLQLSRRFNNLLESTPSCTTLQPSFRCSVSL, from the exons ATGAGAGGGGGACTAGGTTCTGTCAATCAG CTATTTTTTGGAAATCTGGTTATGCTTGCCTATTTGCCAAGACTTTGTCAACTGAAGAATACTTGCAGCTATAG GAATGTTTGTATGCGGAGTCATAAGAGCGAGGCGAGGTTAGGAACTCTAATGCGAGAGGGACGCCTCACAAGCCGGGCTTTTATTAAGCTTTCGTCGAACTTTTTGGAGTTCAACCTACAGTTGTCGAG GCGTTTCAACAATTTACTGGAATCAACACCGTCATGTACTACACTCCAACCGTCGTTCAGATGCTCAGTTTCGTTATAA